In Chryseobacterium gleum, a single genomic region encodes these proteins:
- a CDS encoding helix-turn-helix transcriptional regulator — translation MSLNERISKIIEYSNLTPSEFADEIDVQRSSISHITSGRNKPSLEFIIKIKSRFPELLWDWLVTGEGEMLKSQLPETEIKEEHTEEEKIKTTPLPDLFTMMNDDDEFGSEETEAEAPKSSAGESVITAKDKAQEKISDSQRLENSGDQILGQLFGNQQSKIKRIVLFYENGKFESFEP, via the coding sequence ATGAGTTTAAATGAAAGAATTTCAAAAATTATAGAGTATTCCAATCTTACTCCTTCCGAGTTTGCTGATGAGATTGATGTACAGCGTTCGTCCATTTCACATATCACATCAGGAAGAAACAAACCGTCTCTTGAATTTATCATAAAAATAAAATCCCGTTTCCCGGAACTTCTATGGGATTGGCTGGTTACTGGCGAGGGGGAAATGCTGAAATCGCAATTGCCAGAAACAGAAATTAAAGAAGAACATACCGAAGAGGAGAAAATAAAAACAACTCCACTACCCGATCTTTTTACTATGATGAATGATGATGATGAATTCGGAAGTGAAGAAACGGAAGCTGAAGCTCCAAAATCAAGTGCTGGAGAATCGGTTATAACGGCCAAGGATAAGGCTCAGGAAAAAATATCGGATTCTCAGCGATTAGAAAATTCTGGTGATCAGATTTTAGGACAACTGTTTGGTAATCAACAAAGTAAAATAAAACGTATTGTTTTGTTTTACGAAAATGGAAAATTCGAAAGTTTTGAGCCTTAA
- a CDS encoding M14 family zinc carboxypeptidase — protein sequence MNFEQIYSQNPDFSNRYISPEKLFSYLQANLSDYIQQIGTSYLDKPIYQLSIGTGNIQVLAWSQMHGNESNATHAMLDLLESLNKAPEMKEDLFSKIKLDFIFMLNPDGSERWTRLNAADIDLNRDFHNEASKEIKFLKKAAASKKYDYALNLHEQRTIFTTDGIHPATLSFLAPSENVERTVTENRKKCMAVIGSVYNHLKEMIPNQIGRYSDEFYPTSTGDNFIKAGMPTILFEGGHFVDDYTRKGTRKYYTIALYYALKAISELNSDITGWETYLEIPENRETHYDIIYRNVKLNTDHECILDIAVQYREIKEEGKDDISFIPFVMEAGDVKQKKGWLEIDCTGKKFISATKYPKLDSVVDFKIED from the coding sequence ATGAATTTTGAACAGATCTATTCTCAGAACCCCGATTTCTCAAATCGCTATATTTCTCCTGAAAAATTATTTTCTTATCTACAGGCAAATCTCAGCGATTACATTCAGCAGATCGGAACATCCTATTTAGATAAGCCGATTTATCAGTTAAGCATCGGGACCGGAAACATTCAGGTGCTGGCCTGGTCACAAATGCACGGCAATGAATCCAATGCTACGCACGCTATGCTTGATCTTTTGGAAAGCCTTAATAAAGCTCCGGAAATGAAAGAGGATTTATTCAGTAAAATAAAACTTGATTTTATATTCATGCTGAATCCTGACGGATCTGAAAGATGGACAAGACTGAATGCCGCGGATATTGATCTGAACAGAGATTTTCATAACGAAGCAAGTAAAGAGATCAAATTCCTGAAAAAAGCAGCTGCTTCCAAAAAATATGATTATGCTTTAAACCTGCATGAGCAAAGAACCATTTTTACGACTGATGGTATTCACCCTGCTACACTTTCCTTTTTAGCTCCGTCCGAAAATGTAGAGCGTACCGTGACTGAAAACAGAAAAAAATGTATGGCAGTTATCGGAAGTGTATACAATCATTTGAAAGAAATGATTCCTAATCAGATCGGAAGATATTCTGATGAATTCTATCCGACTTCTACAGGAGACAATTTCATTAAAGCCGGAATGCCAACTATTTTATTTGAAGGCGGACACTTTGTGGATGACTATACCAGAAAAGGAACCAGAAAATATTATACAATTGCCCTTTATTATGCCCTGAAGGCAATCAGTGAACTCAACTCTGATATTACAGGCTGGGAAACCTACCTCGAAATTCCGGAGAACAGGGAAACCCACTATGATATTATTTACAGGAATGTAAAATTAAATACTGACCATGAATGTATTCTTGACATTGCAGTTCAATACAGGGAAATCAAAGAGGAAGGAAAAGATGATATTTCTTTTATCCCTTTTGTAATGGAAGCCGGGGATGTAAAACAAAAGAAAGGTTGGTTGGAAATAGATTGCACCGGCAAGAAATTTATTTCTGCAACTAAATATCCAAAACTGGATTCTGTAGTGGATTTTAAAATTGAAGACTAA
- a CDS encoding proline dehydrogenase family protein has translation MPIFNDTKIAFADKSDAQLRKAYWMFKMIEQPALTSLGTSVLNFTVHNNFPFVTGIVKNTLFEQFCGGETREESMKVVKQLFKRGVGSIFDYSIEGKEDEETFDAVCKEIKDIVRFSVGNPAIPFIVFKPTAFGRIDLYEAVGKGAELTTSQKEEWERVVRRFDEVCSLCHENDKKVMVDAEETWMQDAADHLCEEMMEKYNQQQPIVWNTIQMYRTGRLEYMEAHLQRAREKNYFIGYKIVRGAYMEKERARAAEKGYADPIQPTKEASDKNYNAGIDFVMEHLDKVSAFFGTHNEISSELIMDKMKAKSLESGNPHIYFGQLYGMSDNITFYLSDKGYNVAKYLPYGPVKDVVPYLTRRAQENTSVAGQTGRELGLIKKELERRKKQA, from the coding sequence ATGCCCATTTTTAATGATACTAAAATTGCATTTGCAGACAAGTCTGATGCACAATTGAGAAAGGCTTACTGGATGTTTAAAATGATTGAACAGCCCGCTCTTACAAGCCTTGGAACATCTGTTCTGAATTTCACAGTACATAACAATTTTCCTTTCGTTACAGGAATTGTAAAGAACACCTTATTTGAGCAGTTCTGCGGTGGTGAAACCCGTGAAGAAAGTATGAAAGTTGTGAAGCAGCTTTTCAAAAGAGGAGTTGGAAGTATTTTCGATTACTCTATTGAAGGAAAAGAAGATGAGGAAACTTTTGATGCAGTGTGCAAAGAAATTAAGGACATTGTAAGATTCTCAGTAGGAAATCCGGCGATTCCTTTTATTGTATTTAAGCCTACCGCTTTCGGAAGAATTGATCTTTATGAAGCTGTTGGAAAAGGGGCAGAGCTTACAACAAGCCAGAAAGAAGAATGGGAAAGAGTGGTGAGAAGATTTGATGAAGTATGTAGTCTTTGCCATGAGAATGATAAAAAAGTAATGGTAGATGCTGAAGAAACCTGGATGCAGGACGCAGCAGACCACCTTTGTGAAGAGATGATGGAGAAATACAATCAGCAGCAGCCTATTGTTTGGAATACCATCCAGATGTACAGAACCGGAAGGCTGGAATATATGGAAGCTCATCTTCAGAGAGCGAGAGAGAAAAATTACTTCATCGGTTATAAAATCGTTCGTGGTGCTTATATGGAAAAAGAAAGAGCCAGAGCAGCAGAAAAAGGATATGCAGATCCAATACAGCCGACAAAAGAAGCTTCAGATAAAAACTATAATGCAGGAATCGACTTTGTAATGGAGCATCTGGATAAGGTTTCAGCGTTTTTCGGAACCCATAATGAGATCTCTTCGGAACTGATTATGGACAAAATGAAGGCAAAATCTCTGGAAAGCGGTAATCCGCATATCTATTTTGGGCAGCTTTACGGGATGAGTGATAATATCACCTTCTATTTGTCAGATAAAGGCTATAATGTGGCTAAATATCTTCCGTACGGACCTGTAAAGGATGTTGTGCCTTATCTGACGAGAAGAGCCCAGGAAAATACCTCTGTGGCCGGACAAACCGGAAGAGAGCTTGGACTGATCAAAAAAGAACTGGAAAGAAGAAAGAAACAAGCATAG
- a CDS encoding bifunctional nuclease family protein, whose product MDYKQLIIRGISYSQTQSGAYALLLEHEETHIKLPVVIGNFEAQSISLGLEKDIHPPRPLTHDLFTKFIVSANYELVSVIIYQIVDGVFFSNINFKNKVTDEELILDARTSDAVAMAVRFDAPIFTTQQVLNEAGILLELEDVSKEDQSFSETVQTEDNLKSLSMEELQKLLDEAVKEEDYDTALEIQEEIKRRKKKID is encoded by the coding sequence ATGGATTATAAACAGCTAATTATTCGCGGAATATCGTACAGCCAGACTCAATCAGGTGCGTACGCATTGTTACTGGAGCATGAAGAAACACACATAAAATTACCTGTTGTTATAGGAAACTTCGAAGCCCAGTCTATCTCTCTAGGATTGGAAAAAGATATTCATCCGCCGCGTCCTCTTACCCATGACTTATTCACAAAATTTATAGTCTCTGCCAATTATGAGTTGGTTTCTGTCATTATCTATCAGATTGTAGACGGAGTATTCTTCTCCAATATCAACTTTAAAAATAAAGTGACGGATGAAGAACTGATCCTTGATGCCAGAACTTCTGATGCTGTTGCAATGGCCGTAAGATTTGATGCGCCGATATTTACAACCCAACAGGTTTTAAATGAAGCCGGAATTTTACTGGAACTTGAAGATGTATCAAAAGAAGACCAGTCCTTCTCAGAAACTGTACAGACAGAAGATAACTTAAAATCTCTTTCGATGGAGGAGCTTCAGAAACTATTGGATGAAGCCGTGAAAGAAGAAGACTATGATACTGCCCTTGAGATTCAGGAAGAAATCAAGAGGAGGAAAAAGAAAATTGATTAA
- a CDS encoding UbiA family prenyltransferase, with translation MNSEKEPFQSKDYFSKSLFYRFSQFVGFLLGARFFVAALLTFALYVSTFFLFNQDESFRNFVFDFKVHGIIFCTVLTILAGGIINQFYDLEKDHLVKPFRTRLQSFIKQKYFLYAYLALSAVSLGIAWMISHNVFVFFVIYQFFMWFYSHKLSRILILNNLTFVSLTLYPFFGMMVYYETFSRKVFLMAVFLFLILLCIDIVKDTLTRSVDKAFGYTTIPNYFKTRNTKIILTSLLIITMVVSMKIITKTGITGFMAYYFAGGLFVMIVCIYLLINASRRSNFFTLNILRFWVFVGIIAMLLNGIEHKL, from the coding sequence ATGAATTCTGAAAAAGAACCTTTCCAATCTAAAGACTATTTCTCAAAATCTCTATTTTACAGATTTTCACAGTTCGTGGGCTTTTTGCTCGGTGCACGTTTTTTTGTAGCCGCCCTGCTGACATTTGCGCTCTATGTTTCCACTTTTTTCCTGTTCAATCAGGATGAATCTTTCAGAAATTTCGTATTTGATTTCAAAGTGCACGGTATTATTTTTTGTACCGTTCTTACCATTTTGGCTGGTGGTATTATCAACCAGTTCTATGACCTGGAGAAGGACCATTTAGTAAAACCCTTCAGAACCAGGCTTCAGAGTTTTATCAAACAAAAATATTTTCTGTATGCCTACCTGGCGCTGAGCGCTGTTTCTTTGGGGATTGCCTGGATGATTTCCCATAATGTTTTTGTTTTTTTTGTAATCTACCAGTTTTTTATGTGGTTTTACAGCCATAAACTGAGCAGGATATTGATACTGAATAACCTTACTTTTGTCAGTCTCACGCTGTATCCGTTCTTTGGAATGATGGTATATTACGAAACCTTTTCCAGAAAGGTATTCCTGATGGCTGTTTTTCTTTTCCTTATTCTGTTATGTATTGATATTGTAAAAGATACCCTTACCCGAAGTGTAGATAAAGCATTCGGATATACTACCATCCCTAATTATTTTAAAACCAGAAATACCAAAATCATTCTGACCTCATTATTGATAATTACCATGGTAGTTTCTATGAAGATTATTACAAAAACCGGTATTACAGGATTCATGGCCTATTATTTTGCCGGTGGCCTTTTTGTCATGATCGTATGTATTTATCTCCTTATAAATGCTTCCCGGAGAAGTAACTTCTTTACATTGAATATATTACGGTTCTGGGTTTTTGTAGGAATTATAGCAATGCTCTTAAACGGAATAGAGCATAAATTATAA
- a CDS encoding MFS transporter, translating into MSETENRQPKNIKNNPKIMKAWAVYDWANSVYSLVITSTIFPIYYSILTTAYEKKEYVAETKSWIDVPVRHTIKIFGEGYQPDAVYGYSLTISFFIVVLLSPFLSSLADTIGNKKSFLQFFCYLGATSCMGLAMFTGMHNVFLGLLFSITASVGFWGSLVFYNSFLPDIATPDRQDALSARGYVYGYIGSVVLVVICLVLIQVFAKGAAQQLLFTRISFLLTGAWWFGFSQYTFKHLPQFGDVKDKLPKDLVLLNYKNIFKKHEEQGGFFEVLKDNLSFYKDIAKESFHELFKVGGELFKDRNLKFFLSSFFFYSVGMQTIFLMATLFGKSEINLAQDKLIGTLLVIQIEAIIGAVIFSRLSKRIGNKNVISIAIILWIIACIWAYFLNKENPTVEYQFYGVAAVVGLVMGGLQAMSRSTYSKLLPEDSMENTTFFSFYDVLEKIAIIIGTFIFATLIEHFNNMRIAALSMTVFFGAGLILIRFLKVKMRKDRETL; encoded by the coding sequence ATGTCTGAAACTGAGAATCGACAGCCTAAAAACATAAAAAATAATCCAAAGATTATGAAGGCCTGGGCTGTATATGACTGGGCAAACTCCGTGTATTCCCTGGTTATTACCTCTACCATTTTTCCCATTTATTATTCTATCCTTACCACTGCTTATGAGAAGAAAGAATATGTAGCAGAAACAAAATCCTGGATTGATGTTCCGGTAAGGCATACGATTAAAATTTTTGGAGAAGGATATCAGCCGGATGCTGTATACGGGTATTCACTTACCATATCGTTTTTTATTGTGGTTTTGTTGTCACCGTTTTTATCTTCTTTGGCAGATACCATCGGAAACAAAAAATCTTTTTTGCAGTTCTTCTGCTACCTGGGAGCAACTTCATGTATGGGATTGGCTATGTTTACAGGAATGCATAATGTCTTTCTGGGGCTTCTGTTCAGCATTACGGCCAGTGTCGGGTTCTGGGGAAGTCTGGTGTTTTATAACTCGTTCCTTCCGGATATTGCCACTCCGGACAGGCAGGATGCACTTTCTGCAAGAGGATATGTTTACGGATATATCGGCTCCGTAGTGTTAGTGGTGATCTGTTTGGTACTGATTCAGGTTTTTGCCAAAGGAGCTGCTCAGCAATTACTGTTTACAAGAATCAGCTTCCTGCTTACAGGAGCATGGTGGTTCGGGTTCTCTCAATATACTTTCAAACACCTTCCTCAGTTTGGGGATGTAAAAGATAAGCTTCCTAAAGATCTTGTATTATTGAACTATAAAAATATCTTTAAAAAGCATGAAGAGCAGGGTGGCTTTTTCGAAGTACTGAAAGATAATCTTAGCTTTTATAAAGACATTGCAAAAGAAAGTTTCCATGAACTGTTCAAAGTAGGTGGAGAGCTTTTCAAAGACAGAAATCTGAAATTCTTCCTGTCAAGTTTCTTCTTTTACAGTGTAGGAATGCAGACTATTTTCCTGATGGCAACCTTATTTGGGAAAAGTGAAATCAACCTGGCTCAGGATAAATTGATCGGAACACTTCTGGTCATCCAGATTGAAGCAATTATCGGAGCTGTTATTTTCTCAAGATTATCTAAGAGAATCGGTAATAAAAATGTTATTTCAATTGCTATCATACTTTGGATTATAGCATGTATATGGGCTTATTTCCTTAACAAAGAAAATCCTACGGTTGAGTACCAGTTTTATGGCGTAGCTGCAGTGGTAGGCCTTGTAATGGGTGGACTTCAGGCGATGTCAAGATCTACATACTCAAAGCTGCTTCCTGAAGACTCCATGGAAAATACAACCTTCTTCAGCTTCTATGACGTGTTGGAGAAAATTGCAATCATTATTGGAACATTTATCTTTGCAACACTGATTGAGCATTTTAATAATATGCGTATTGCAGCTTTATCAATGACTGTATTTTTTGGTGCAGGATTAATTTTAATACGATTCCTAAAGGTTAAAATGAGAAAAGACAGGGAAACATTATAA
- a CDS encoding electron transfer flavoprotein subunit alpha/FixB family protein, with protein MAVFVYAENINGVYKKAAFEAVSYAKAIADKAGDTVTAISVNPTDSSDLLYKYGASNVINIKDEGLKNFSAKAFAQAVSEVADGNIIVFPHTTDASSVAPMLAVMKNYSLITNALEAPESLSPFQVKRRAFSGKGFMHAKAEGNGVIVTVSQNAFGVKENAVSGSEEVKNLSVANEDTKVISHEQSSGKLDLKEAEIVVSAGRGMKGPENWGMIEDLANVLGAATACSKPVSDIGWRPHTEHVGQTGKAISPNLYIAVGISGAIQHLAGVNSSKTIVVINSDPEAPFFKSADYGVVGDAFQIIPALTEKIKAIKG; from the coding sequence ATGGCAGTATTCGTATACGCAGAAAATATAAACGGAGTTTACAAAAAAGCGGCTTTCGAAGCAGTTTCTTACGCTAAAGCTATCGCTGATAAGGCAGGAGATACCGTTACGGCAATCTCTGTAAACCCAACTGACTCTTCAGATTTATTATACAAATATGGAGCGTCAAACGTAATCAATATCAAGGACGAAGGTCTTAAGAACTTCTCAGCAAAAGCATTTGCACAGGCGGTAAGCGAAGTGGCAGACGGAAATATCATCGTTTTCCCTCACACTACTGATGCTTCTTCTGTTGCTCCTATGCTTGCTGTGATGAAAAACTATTCTTTAATCACTAACGCATTGGAAGCTCCTGAAAGCCTTTCTCCTTTCCAGGTAAAAAGAAGAGCATTCTCAGGAAAAGGTTTCATGCATGCTAAAGCTGAAGGAAACGGAGTAATCGTTACGGTTTCTCAAAATGCTTTCGGTGTTAAAGAAAATGCGGTATCAGGTTCAGAAGAAGTGAAAAACTTATCTGTAGCGAATGAAGATACCAAAGTGATCTCTCACGAGCAAAGCTCAGGAAAATTAGACCTTAAAGAAGCTGAAATCGTTGTTTCTGCAGGTAGAGGGATGAAGGGGCCTGAAAACTGGGGAATGATCGAAGATCTGGCAAACGTTTTAGGAGCTGCTACGGCATGTTCTAAGCCGGTTTCTGATATCGGATGGAGACCTCACACAGAGCACGTAGGGCAAACAGGTAAAGCGATTTCACCAAACCTTTACATCGCTGTAGGGATTTCCGGAGCCATCCAGCACCTTGCAGGGGTTAACTCTTCAAAAACAATCGTAGTAATCAACAGTGATCCTGAAGCACCATTCTTCAAGTCTGCTGATTATGGAGTTGTAGGAGATGCCTTCCAGATTATTCCTGCATTAACAGAGAAAATTAAAGCAATTAAAGGATAA
- a CDS encoding MFS transporter — MNLKLRLTVLNFLQFAVWGAYLTSMGNYLGSIGLGSKIGLFYAMQGIVSIFMPAIMGIIADRWIQAQRLLGICHLLAAGFLIAAGYYGMSAGNNVEFPKLFTLYSLSVMFYMPSIALSNSVAYTILVNNNFDTIKAFPPIRTFGTIGFICAMLFVDFTSYQNNYSQFFVSGILGIILFLYSFTLPACPVNKSNEKRSLYDALGLKAFSLFKDKKMATFFIFSMLLGVSLQITNGYANPFITSFKDIPSFKETWGANHANALISLSQVSETACILLIPFFLKRFGIKKVMLMAMFAWVLRFGLFGFGNPGGGVWMFILSMIVYGIAFDFFNVSGSLFVDKETDKSIRSSAQGVFMMMTNGFGATIGMLLAQEIVNHYVFSQTDPLLQLKGWEMSWYIFAGYALVVAVLFAFIFKHKHNPEDVSSVKH, encoded by the coding sequence ATGAATTTAAAATTACGACTGACTGTCCTGAATTTTCTTCAGTTTGCAGTTTGGGGAGCTTACTTAACTTCTATGGGAAATTATTTAGGTTCTATAGGATTAGGCTCCAAAATAGGACTTTTCTATGCAATGCAAGGAATTGTTTCTATTTTTATGCCTGCAATTATGGGAATTATTGCAGATCGTTGGATCCAGGCGCAAAGACTTCTTGGGATCTGTCATTTACTTGCTGCGGGATTTTTAATTGCTGCAGGATATTATGGGATGTCAGCAGGAAACAATGTTGAGTTTCCCAAATTATTTACTTTGTATAGTTTGAGTGTGATGTTCTATATGCCTTCAATTGCATTGTCAAACTCTGTAGCCTATACAATTCTTGTTAATAATAATTTCGATACAATTAAAGCTTTCCCACCAATTCGTACTTTTGGAACGATTGGGTTTATCTGTGCAATGTTATTTGTAGATTTTACAAGTTATCAGAATAATTATTCACAGTTTTTTGTTTCTGGTATTTTAGGAATTATTTTATTCCTGTATTCATTTACGTTGCCTGCATGTCCTGTTAATAAAAGCAATGAAAAAAGAAGCTTATATGATGCTTTAGGATTAAAAGCTTTTAGTTTGTTTAAAGATAAAAAAATGGCAACATTCTTTATCTTTTCAATGTTATTAGGAGTTTCCCTTCAGATTACTAATGGTTATGCAAATCCGTTTATAACAAGTTTTAAAGATATTCCTTCTTTTAAAGAAACATGGGGAGCTAATCATGCTAATGCATTGATTTCCTTGTCCCAGGTTTCTGAAACAGCATGTATTTTGTTAATTCCATTCTTCTTAAAAAGATTCGGAATTAAAAAAGTAATGCTAATGGCCATGTTCGCGTGGGTTTTAAGATTCGGATTATTTGGATTTGGAAATCCTGGTGGTGGTGTATGGATGTTTATTCTGTCCATGATCGTCTATGGTATTGCATTCGATTTCTTCAATGTATCAGGTTCCCTCTTTGTGGATAAAGAAACAGATAAGAGTATACGATCAAGTGCACAAGGAGTCTTTATGATGATGACAAACGGTTTCGGTGCAACAATTGGAATGCTTCTAGCGCAGGAGATTGTAAATCATTATGTATTTTCTCAAACCGATCCTTTGCTGCAACTAAAAGGATGGGAAATGTCCTGGTATATTTTTGCAGGATATGCTTTAGTCGTTGCAGTATTATTTGCTTTTATTTTCAAACACAAGCACAATCCGGAAGATGTTTCATCCGTAAAACATTAA
- a CDS encoding mevalonate kinase family protein, which produces MTNPLFYAKIILFGEYGMIEDSQGLVVPYSFYKGTLKYSDLSSEFELNSNRHLQKYSDFLTKLDLSDDFKLDIESFKKDISNGLFFDSNIPQGYGVGSSGALVAAIFEKYSISKLNPENISKDNLKKLKAVFGEMESYFHGKSSGMDPLICYMNLPILIENKENLDRVNIPEGEEGKGAIFLIDSGMTGETGPMIQIFFEKMKTEGFRKTLKEEFIRYNNACIESFLKKDMNPFFRNLKKLSHWAYEHFRPMIPESIFNIWKKGLDSNAYYLKLCGSGGGGYILGFTKDYAKAEKMLEGFQKEVIYRF; this is translated from the coding sequence ATGACCAACCCTTTATTTTATGCAAAAATAATCCTGTTTGGAGAATATGGAATGATTGAAGATTCCCAGGGGCTTGTAGTACCTTACAGCTTCTATAAAGGGACTCTGAAATATTCTGATTTAAGTTCTGAATTTGAGCTTAATTCCAACAGGCATCTGCAGAAATATTCTGATTTTCTTACAAAACTTGATCTTTCCGACGATTTTAAACTGGATATTGAGAGTTTCAAAAAAGATATTTCAAACGGACTTTTCTTTGATTCCAATATTCCGCAAGGATATGGAGTGGGAAGTTCCGGAGCGCTGGTAGCTGCTATTTTTGAAAAATATTCAATCAGTAAACTTAATCCTGAGAACATTTCCAAAGATAATCTTAAAAAATTAAAAGCTGTTTTTGGTGAAATGGAAAGCTATTTCCATGGAAAAAGTTCAGGAATGGATCCACTGATCTGTTATATGAATCTGCCGATTCTTATCGAAAATAAAGAAAATTTAGACAGGGTAAATATTCCCGAGGGTGAAGAAGGAAAAGGAGCTATATTCCTGATTGATTCCGGTATGACAGGAGAAACAGGGCCTATGATTCAGATTTTCTTTGAAAAAATGAAAACAGAAGGTTTCCGTAAAACCCTGAAAGAAGAATTCATCCGTTACAACAACGCATGTATCGAATCTTTCCTTAAAAAAGATATGAACCCATTCTTCAGAAATCTTAAAAAGCTTTCTCACTGGGCTTATGAACATTTCCGTCCTATGATTCCTGAAAGTATATTTAACATCTGGAAAAAAGGACTGGATTCTAACGCTTATTATCTGAAACTCTGCGGAAGCGGTGGAGGCGGCTATATCTTAGGATTTACCAAAGACTATGCAAAAGCAGAAAAAATGCTTGAAGGCTTCCAGAAAGAAGTGATCTACAGATTTTAA
- a CDS encoding acetyl-CoA C-acyltransferase, producing the protein MKEVFIVSAVRTPMGSFMGSLSTVPATKLGATAVKGALDKIGLDPNNVQEIYMGNVLQAGEGQAPARQVALGAGLSINTPSTTVNKVCASGMKAVTMAAQAIKAGDADVIVAGGMENMSLVPHYYNARVATKLGDIKMLDGMVLDGLTDVYNKVHMGVCAEKCAADYNITREDQDNFAIESYKRSAKAWSEGKFNEEIVPVSIPQRKGEPVIFAEDEEYKAVNFDRISTLPTVFKKEEGTVTAANASTLNDGASALILVSKEKMEELGLKPLAKIVSYADAAQEPENFTTAPAKALPIALKKAGLEISDIDFFEFNEAFSVVGLANNKILGLDAAKVNVNGGAVALGHPLGSSGSRIIVTLINVLKQNNAKYGAAAICNGGGGASAIVIENI; encoded by the coding sequence ATGAAAGAAGTATTCATTGTTTCCGCAGTAAGAACACCTATGGGGAGTTTTATGGGAAGCTTATCAACAGTTCCGGCTACAAAACTGGGAGCAACTGCCGTAAAAGGAGCATTAGATAAAATCGGTTTAGATCCTAATAATGTTCAGGAAATCTATATGGGGAATGTTCTTCAGGCAGGAGAAGGCCAGGCGCCGGCTCGTCAGGTTGCTTTAGGAGCAGGTCTTTCAATCAATACACCATCTACTACCGTAAATAAAGTTTGTGCTTCAGGAATGAAGGCTGTAACAATGGCTGCTCAGGCCATCAAAGCTGGTGATGCAGATGTAATTGTTGCAGGAGGTATGGAGAATATGTCTTTGGTTCCTCACTATTATAATGCAAGAGTGGCCACAAAATTAGGCGATATCAAAATGCTTGACGGAATGGTACTTGACGGTCTTACAGACGTATACAACAAAGTACATATGGGTGTATGTGCAGAAAAATGTGCTGCAGACTATAACATTACAAGAGAAGATCAGGATAACTTCGCTATAGAATCTTACAAAAGATCTGCAAAAGCATGGAGCGAAGGAAAATTCAATGAAGAAATTGTACCGGTTTCTATTCCTCAGAGAAAAGGAGAACCAGTAATCTTTGCTGAAGATGAAGAATACAAAGCAGTAAACTTCGACAGAATTTCAACACTTCCTACCGTATTCAAAAAAGAAGAAGGTACAGTAACCGCAGCAAATGCATCTACTTTGAATGACGGAGCTTCTGCATTAATCCTTGTTTCCAAAGAAAAAATGGAAGAACTTGGACTGAAGCCTCTTGCAAAAATCGTTTCTTATGCTGATGCAGCTCAGGAACCTGAAAACTTTACAACTGCTCCGGCAAAAGCGTTACCAATCGCTCTTAAAAAAGCAGGATTGGAAATTTCAGATATCGATTTCTTTGAATTCAACGAAGCGTTCTCCGTAGTAGGATTGGCAAACAATAAAATCTTAGGATTGGATGCTGCCAAAGTAAACGTAAACGGAGGTGCTGTAGCATTAGGACATCCACTGGGAAGTTCAGGCTCAAGAATCATTGTAACTTTAATTAACGTATTGAAGCAAAATAATGCAAAATACGGTGCCGCAGCAATCTGCAACGGTGGTGGAGGTGCTTCTGCTATCGTGATTGAAAATATCTAA